In the Lottiidibacillus patelloidae genome, one interval contains:
- a CDS encoding alpha/beta-type small acid-soluble spore protein → MASNTSNQLVVPGVQQALDQMKYEIATEFGVQLGPDTTARSNGSVGGEITKRLVQMAEQQLGGTPQA, encoded by the coding sequence ATGGCAAGCAACACTTCAAATCAATTAGTAGTACCAGGAGTACAACAAGCTTTAGATCAAATGAAGTATGAAATTGCAACAGAATTTGGCGTTCAACTTGGACCAGATACAACGGCACGTTCTAACGGTTCAGTTGGTGGTGAAATTACAAAACGTCTTGTGCAAATGGCTGAGCAACAATTAGGTGGAACTCCTCAAGCTTAA
- the thiI gene encoding tRNA uracil 4-sulfurtransferase ThiI, with protein MEYNHILIRYGEIGLKGKNRKMFIERLFKNIKVAVKAFPNVKPTMTRDRLFIELNGEDHEAIATKLEKVFGIHSFSLAVKVESDIEEIKKAALSALLNVGKPVNTFKVSAKRPNKTFPVRSQEMNYEVGSYILRNTENITVDVHNPDIDMKVEVRDAFTYITCGDYKGAGGLPVGVGGKVMVMLSGGIDSPVAAYLAMKRGVRIEAIHFHSPPFTSERAKQKVEDLTSVLTEYGGKIKLHVVHFTEIQKMIHQTMPANYSMTIMRRMMLRIAEEIANVNNAKAITTGESLGQVASQTLDSMYTINEVTNMPIIRPLITMDKIEIMDISRKIGTYDISIRPYEDCCTVFLPSAPKTKPKRENANRYEQNAEFEALLKEAVNNVETIEITNETKVEDQQFEDLF; from the coding sequence ATGGAATATAATCACATTTTAATTCGTTATGGAGAAATAGGACTTAAAGGGAAAAACCGTAAAATGTTTATTGAGCGCCTTTTCAAAAATATTAAAGTAGCAGTAAAGGCGTTCCCAAACGTTAAACCTACAATGACAAGAGATCGCCTCTTTATTGAACTTAATGGAGAAGATCACGAAGCGATTGCTACTAAACTTGAAAAAGTTTTTGGTATTCATTCTTTTAGTTTAGCTGTTAAAGTTGAAAGTGATATTGAAGAAATTAAAAAAGCTGCGTTGAGTGCATTGCTAAACGTAGGTAAGCCAGTTAACACGTTTAAGGTTTCTGCAAAACGCCCAAATAAAACATTTCCTGTTCGTTCACAAGAAATGAACTATGAAGTCGGTAGTTATATACTTCGAAACACGGAAAACATTACAGTAGATGTTCATAATCCTGATATTGACATGAAAGTAGAAGTGAGAGATGCATTTACTTATATTACATGTGGTGATTATAAGGGTGCTGGCGGGCTTCCAGTAGGTGTTGGAGGCAAAGTAATGGTAATGCTATCAGGAGGTATTGATAGTCCTGTAGCTGCATATTTAGCGATGAAGCGCGGAGTAAGAATAGAGGCTATTCATTTTCATAGCCCACCATTTACGAGCGAACGCGCAAAGCAAAAGGTAGAAGACTTAACAAGTGTTTTAACAGAGTATGGCGGAAAAATTAAACTACACGTTGTTCATTTTACAGAAATTCAAAAGATGATCCATCAAACAATGCCTGCCAACTACAGCATGACAATTATGCGAAGAATGATGCTTCGTATTGCTGAAGAAATTGCTAATGTAAACAATGCAAAGGCAATCACAACTGGTGAAAGTTTAGGACAAGTAGCTAGTCAAACATTAGACAGTATGTATACGATAAATGAAGTAACTAACATGCCAATTATCCGTCCGTTAATTACGATGGACAAGATTGAAATCATGGACATTTCTCGCAAAATTGGCACATATGATATTTCTATCCGTCCGTATGAAGACTGTTGTACAGTATTTTTGCCTTCTGCTCCTAAAACGAAGCCGAAGCGGGAAAACGCGAATAGATATGAACAAAATGCTGAATTTGAAGCATTACTTAAAGAAGCGGTTAACAATGTAGAAACAATCGAAATTACTAATGAAACGAAAGTAGAAGATCAGCAATTTGAAGATTTATTTTAA
- a CDS encoding cysteine desulfurase family protein has translation MIYFDNSATTKPYEEVVDVFVKVTNNYFGNPSSIHKLGGESEKLLFQARKVIASILQVKDQEIIFTGSGTEGNNLAIKGIAMEHKNRGKHLITTMIEHASTINTFKQLEKLGFDVTYLPVNQQGIISLTDLERAIREDTILVSVIHVNNELGSIQPIAEIGTLLKKYPKLHFHVDHVQGIAKVPLAIEKCNIDLLTCSGHKFHGLRGTGFLYKRSGVKLSPLFTGGSQEMKLRAGTENVAGIVSMAKALRISIEKYKEKHQEIVQIKNWLMEQLAEVDGVELNTPMEQSAPHIINISILGIKPEVFIHALEKHDIYVSTKSACSSKQSEVSHVLLATGMDENRAKSAIRISFSYQNNLEEAKVFMEVMKKELRQLKKIMGS, from the coding sequence ATGATATATTTCGATAATAGTGCGACGACAAAGCCATATGAAGAAGTAGTTGATGTATTTGTTAAAGTGACAAATAATTATTTCGGAAATCCTTCTTCTATTCATAAATTAGGTGGAGAAAGTGAAAAACTTCTTTTCCAAGCGAGAAAAGTTATTGCTTCGATTTTACAAGTGAAAGACCAAGAAATAATTTTTACAGGAAGCGGTACGGAAGGGAATAACTTAGCCATTAAAGGTATTGCGATGGAGCATAAAAATCGTGGTAAGCATTTAATCACGACAATGATTGAACATGCGTCAACGATAAATACATTTAAGCAATTAGAAAAGCTAGGGTTTGACGTTACATATTTACCGGTAAATCAACAGGGGATTATATCTCTAACTGATTTAGAAAGAGCTATTCGTGAAGATACAATATTAGTCTCTGTGATTCATGTTAATAATGAGCTAGGTTCCATTCAACCGATTGCTGAAATAGGAACATTGTTAAAAAAGTATCCAAAGCTTCATTTTCATGTCGATCATGTTCAAGGTATTGCTAAAGTACCATTAGCAATTGAAAAATGTAATATTGATTTATTAACGTGTTCAGGGCATAAATTTCACGGTCTAAGAGGAACAGGTTTTTTATATAAGAGAAGTGGTGTAAAACTATCACCATTGTTTACTGGCGGATCGCAAGAAATGAAGTTAAGAGCCGGTACAGAAAATGTTGCTGGTATTGTATCAATGGCAAAAGCATTACGAATTTCGATTGAAAAATATAAAGAAAAACATCAAGAAATTGTACAAATTAAAAACTGGCTTATGGAGCAACTTGCCGAAGTAGATGGGGTAGAGTTAAATACGCCAATGGAGCAAAGTGCACCGCACATCATTAATATATCTATCTTAGGAATCAAGCCAGAAGTGTTCATTCACGCTTTAGAAAAGCATGACATTTACGTTTCTACTAAGTCTGCTTGTTCTTCAAAACAATCAGAAGTTTCCCATGTGTTATTAGCAACAGGCATGGATGAAAATAGAGCAAAAAGTGCAATAAGAATTAGTTTTTCCTATCAAAATAACTTAGAAGAAGCAAAAGTGTTTATGGAAGTAATGAAAAAAGAATTAAGACAACTAAAAAAAATAATGGGGTCATGA
- a CDS encoding polysaccharide deacetylase family protein has product MEQYYNNLIGVQQAVPKMLALFNKYEIHSTWATVGFLFFKNGEQLLKQIPLVLPNYQDKNLSPYEDLKVLAKQGKHGDTTLFAYPLIQLIKNTPNQEIATHTFSHYYCLEPGQTKASFKEDLKAAFKVANDEGIKMSSLIFPRNQVNSSYLEICKDFGITCYRGNENSLIYRASNKLENKLWKRGVRFLDAYFNLTGHHTYKVSDISREPLINLPASRFLRPYSKSLSFLEKLRLYRIKKNITYAAKHKEIYHLWWHPHNFGTNLEYNIKFLEEVLLHYKKMQKKYGMESINMGELANYLK; this is encoded by the coding sequence TTGGAACAGTATTATAATAATTTAATTGGAGTTCAACAAGCAGTCCCAAAAATGTTAGCTTTATTTAATAAATATGAGATCCACTCCACATGGGCCACCGTTGGTTTTCTTTTTTTCAAAAATGGAGAACAACTTCTGAAACAAATCCCCTTAGTACTACCCAATTATCAAGATAAAAACTTATCCCCATACGAAGATTTGAAGGTTTTAGCAAAGCAAGGAAAGCATGGAGACACTACGCTTTTTGCCTACCCACTAATTCAATTAATAAAAAACACTCCAAATCAAGAAATCGCTACCCACACTTTTTCCCATTACTATTGCTTAGAACCTGGTCAAACGAAGGCAAGTTTTAAGGAAGATTTAAAAGCTGCCTTTAAGGTTGCCAATGATGAAGGAATTAAAATGAGTTCCTTAATTTTCCCTCGGAACCAAGTTAATTCTAGTTATTTAGAAATATGTAAAGATTTTGGTATTACATGTTATCGTGGAAATGAAAATTCCTTGATTTACCGAGCAAGTAACAAACTAGAAAATAAGCTTTGGAAACGGGGTGTTCGTTTTCTTGATGCCTATTTTAACTTAACAGGACATCACACTTATAAGGTAAGTGACATTAGCAGAGAACCTCTTATTAACCTTCCTGCAAGTCGGTTTTTACGTCCATATAGTAAAAGCCTCAGCTTCCTTGAAAAACTACGCCTTTATCGCATAAAAAAGAATATAACGTATGCAGCAAAACATAAAGAAATATATCACTTATGGTGGCACCCTCATAACTTTGGAACAAATTTAGAATATAATATAAAGTTTTTGGAAGAAGTTCTATTGCATTATAAAAAGATGCAGAAAAAATATGGAATGGAAAGTATAAACATGGGTGAGTTAGCTAATTACCTAAAATAA
- a CDS encoding GNAT family N-acetyltransferase — protein sequence MNLQIQLVTSMKQLEIYREAWDEILKKNNNNNPFLTFDWIKTWWDYFGEDKKLHVKVLRDENEIIAFLPLMKRKKKYIEEIFFIGFGQSNYMDIVVTDECRENALKIFLDSIFSSKLKAIYNLHGLLNSKQTPDILQRELNRRNIPFFQGEIIAPFLNYNAINFKEYLKPRQKKHGLNRRENKLHHVGDVSFQPLATKKIDTIFALHAKRWRNKMDTSGFSVGKTKQFFKHLLENSNSSFQTVVNTLTVDREIIGFMYGFICADRYVFYISAHDDDFGIFSPGRIVLKEEIKKCEEMQLRLFDLSIGYEPYKFDWNNGEDFAAKFVFPSNSAKAKFYYYLTSMKESIIYKLKKNRMVVLFKRNTLGKIRTTIRELNNQFKSIGIKNSMRKLFRNPLTKSMRKKDYFLYNLMAVNYPESKTLRIKKAKINDLETLCSLYKMEKTDIVSRWYKKQYCFLVEKDNINIASYWLNEQFIEIDDISHKENLSNNRKFIYDLKVINETKEEDHYSLLLDAIQTNEQCEQIIISVTSQQQKLINELATRKSPLWKVINRKSKKNGK from the coding sequence ATGAATTTGCAGATACAGCTAGTTACATCTATGAAACAGTTGGAAATATATCGAGAAGCTTGGGATGAGATACTCAAGAAAAATAATAATAATAACCCTTTCTTAACGTTCGATTGGATAAAAACATGGTGGGACTATTTCGGAGAAGACAAAAAGTTGCACGTTAAAGTGTTGCGGGACGAAAATGAAATAATTGCTTTTTTACCTTTAATGAAACGAAAGAAAAAGTATATTGAAGAGATTTTTTTTATTGGCTTTGGTCAATCAAACTATATGGATATAGTGGTTACAGATGAATGTAGAGAAAATGCGCTTAAGATTTTTTTAGATTCAATTTTTTCTTCAAAACTTAAAGCAATATATAATTTACACGGTTTATTGAATAGTAAGCAAACACCTGATATTTTACAACGAGAATTAAATCGACGAAATATCCCCTTTTTTCAAGGAGAAATAATTGCGCCATTTCTCAATTATAACGCTATTAACTTTAAGGAATATTTAAAGCCAAGACAAAAAAAACATGGTTTAAATCGAAGGGAAAATAAACTTCACCATGTTGGGGATGTATCATTTCAACCGCTAGCTACAAAAAAAATAGATACTATTTTTGCATTACACGCAAAGAGATGGAGAAACAAGATGGATACAAGTGGCTTTTCAGTAGGTAAAACAAAACAATTTTTTAAACACTTACTAGAAAATTCTAATTCATCATTTCAAACGGTTGTTAACACGTTAACGGTAGATCGTGAAATTATTGGCTTTATGTATGGTTTTATTTGTGCGGATAGATATGTTTTTTATATATCGGCACATGACGATGACTTTGGAATTTTTAGCCCTGGGAGAATTGTTTTGAAAGAAGAAATTAAAAAATGTGAAGAAATGCAATTAAGGTTATTTGATTTAAGTATTGGATATGAACCATACAAGTTTGATTGGAACAATGGTGAAGACTTTGCCGCGAAATTTGTCTTCCCTTCTAATAGTGCTAAGGCGAAATTTTACTATTACTTAACGTCAATGAAAGAATCAATCATATATAAATTAAAGAAAAATAGAATGGTTGTTCTTTTTAAGCGAAATACGTTAGGAAAAATACGAACAACAATCCGCGAATTAAATAATCAATTCAAAAGTATCGGAATAAAAAATTCAATGAGGAAATTATTTCGTAATCCTTTAACGAAGAGTATGCGTAAGAAAGATTATTTTTTGTACAATTTAATGGCAGTTAACTATCCAGAAAGTAAAACATTAAGGATAAAAAAGGCAAAGATTAATGACTTAGAAACATTATGTTCCCTCTATAAAATGGAAAAAACCGATATCGTTTCAAGATGGTATAAGAAGCAATATTGCTTTCTAGTAGAGAAGGATAATATTAATATCGCCTCGTATTGGTTAAATGAACAATTCATTGAAATTGACGATATTTCACATAAAGAAAATTTATCTAATAATAGGAAGTTTATTTATGATTTAAAAGTGATTAATGAGACAAAAGAGGAAGATCATTACTCCTTATTACTGGATGCTATCCAAACTAACGAGCAGTGTGAGCAGATAATAATCAGTGTGACTAGCCAACAACAGAAGTTAATTAATGAATTAGCTACACGAAAAAGCCCTCTTTGGAAAGTAATTAATAGAAAATCAAAGAAGAATGGTAAATAA
- a CDS encoding septation ring formation regulator EzrA, with product MVWLIVLIILILAIGIISSFYRKRLYKEVDRLEAWKIQLMNRPLVNEIAKLKELSASKQTEMSVEQWKSQWEDIVNIQFPEAEELLFDIEEAIDRYQFRKAQQLINKNNKKLASIEEVMNDITTEIDTLINSGEQNVIEEQEVSALLTEVKNEIMTNHETFGTAILYFETELANIKEKFQQFTVMSEEGLIIEARQKLTEVKTQLLNLKRKMELAPNVNEQIQKNIPNELRSLKEGFEQMLKEGFYLQHTSVENDLALYHAGIKKIKKHLASADIDQAIESIKDLQEKIDASYEVLEDEAKAKHYVTNGLNDVKQLLADASEKLSALKMDTESVKRSYHIDIDDLHASVKLEEEFTELMNRLEKLSHHVNENDKGFTDLYREMQDIKERALELNQSQSAFQEMLHTLRKDEIYAKETLAKIRKKLIKSNRLIERSNIPGIPESYLNDMEYTEEKIMEVYEQLNKSPLQMSVINQLLVEAVTQVEKSYDKTELLIKHAQLTEKYIQYANRFRSRNEKIALKLEEAENEFRSYNYGEAYLIAKEVLENVKPEIIEQIENNTMLAQTH from the coding sequence ATGGTATGGCTGATTGTACTAATTATATTAATTTTAGCGATTGGTATAATTAGTTCTTTTTATCGAAAAAGACTGTATAAAGAAGTAGATCGTTTAGAAGCTTGGAAAATTCAATTAATGAATAGACCACTAGTGAATGAAATTGCAAAGTTAAAAGAACTAAGTGCTAGTAAACAAACAGAGATGTCTGTAGAACAATGGAAAAGTCAATGGGAGGACATCGTCAATATTCAATTTCCTGAAGCTGAGGAATTGTTGTTTGATATTGAAGAAGCTATTGATCGTTACCAGTTTAGAAAAGCACAGCAGTTAATTAATAAAAATAATAAAAAATTAGCTTCCATTGAAGAAGTGATGAACGATATAACTACTGAAATTGATACGTTAATTAACAGTGGTGAGCAAAATGTGATTGAAGAGCAAGAAGTGAGTGCCCTCCTTACAGAAGTAAAAAATGAGATAATGACAAACCATGAAACATTCGGTACAGCTATTTTATATTTTGAAACGGAGCTCGCGAACATAAAGGAAAAGTTCCAACAGTTTACTGTCATGAGTGAAGAAGGATTAATCATTGAAGCAAGACAAAAACTAACTGAAGTGAAAACGCAATTATTAAACTTAAAGCGAAAAATGGAACTTGCGCCGAACGTAAATGAGCAAATACAAAAAAATATTCCTAATGAGTTGCGATCTTTAAAAGAAGGCTTTGAACAAATGTTAAAAGAAGGCTTTTATTTACAACATACTTCTGTTGAAAATGATCTAGCTCTATACCATGCAGGTATCAAAAAGATAAAGAAACATTTAGCTAGTGCAGATATTGACCAAGCAATAGAAAGTATTAAGGACTTGCAAGAAAAAATCGATGCTTCGTATGAAGTTTTAGAAGACGAAGCAAAAGCAAAACATTATGTTACGAATGGGCTTAATGATGTAAAGCAATTATTAGCAGACGCTTCAGAAAAATTAAGTGCACTTAAAATGGATACAGAAAGCGTAAAAAGAAGTTATCACATAGACATTGATGATTTACATGCTTCTGTGAAATTAGAAGAAGAATTTACCGAGTTAATGAATCGATTAGAAAAACTTTCTCACCATGTTAATGAAAATGATAAAGGATTTACAGACCTTTATCGAGAAATGCAAGATATTAAAGAAAGAGCATTAGAACTAAATCAATCTCAAAGTGCTTTTCAAGAAATGTTGCATACGTTGAGAAAAGATGAAATTTACGCAAAAGAAACATTAGCTAAAATTAGAAAGAAACTAATAAAATCAAATCGTTTAATAGAACGAAGCAACATACCAGGTATTCCAGAAAGCTATTTAAATGATATGGAGTATACGGAAGAAAAGATAATGGAAGTATACGAACAATTAAATAAATCACCATTGCAAATGAGCGTAATAAATCAACTGTTGGTAGAGGCAGTGACACAAGTTGAAAAAAGCTATGATAAAACAGAACTTTTAATTAAGCATGCACAGTTAACAGAAAAATATATTCAGTATGCTAATCGCTTCCGAAGCAGAAATGAAAAAATTGCTTTAAAACTCGAAGAAGCAGAAAATGAATTCCGTTCTTATAATTATGGTGAGGCGTACCTTATTGCAAAAGAAGTTTTAGAAAACGTGAAACCAGAAATAATTGAGCAAATTGAAAACAATACTATGTTAGCACAAACCCATTAG
- the refZ gene encoding forespore capture DNA-binding protein RefZ has product MKGLKTKQKVIEAAISLFNVKGYDGTSVREIAKTAEVNIALVSYYFGGKKGLLEHLLASFYEGYLKELSDALNNEDTDAATCLKDAVFRLLKYQENHDYLSRFVHREMTIDTMLVREVMTTYLMKEKYLLEQLLEIGIEDGIFKEMQVDFGVMHIRNLIIMPFLHPQYMRENFYINLEDESFKNDYFNYVSDVIETYFCRK; this is encoded by the coding sequence ATGAAGGGATTAAAGACAAAACAAAAAGTTATTGAGGCTGCAATATCCTTATTTAATGTGAAAGGGTATGACGGAACATCTGTCAGGGAGATTGCGAAAACTGCTGAAGTTAACATTGCTTTAGTATCCTATTATTTCGGTGGAAAAAAAGGGTTACTAGAACATTTACTAGCAAGTTTTTATGAAGGCTACTTGAAAGAACTTAGCGATGCTTTAAATAATGAAGATACTGATGCGGCAACTTGTTTAAAAGATGCGGTATTTAGATTATTAAAATATCAAGAAAATCATGATTATTTGTCTCGCTTTGTTCATCGCGAAATGACAATTGATACGATGCTAGTTCGTGAAGTAATGACAACATATTTAATGAAAGAGAAATACTTACTAGAGCAACTTCTAGAAATTGGAATAGAAGACGGTATTTTCAAAGAAATGCAGGTTGACTTCGGTGTCATGCATATACGGAATTTAATAATAATGCCATTCTTGCATCCGCAATATATGCGAGAGAACTTTTACATTAATTTAGAAGACGAATCATTCAAAAATGACTATTTTAATTATGTCAGTGATGTCATTGAGACATACTTTTGCAGAAAATAA
- a CDS encoding GAF domain-containing protein, translated as MFQTEKYEGSRTDQYKLVIKQLHALLDGETNRIANLANASALLNQFLDDVNWVGFYVLEGQQLVLGPFQGLPACVRIPIGKGVCGTSAQEERTILVEDVHQFPGHIACDAATRSEIVIPIIKDGKLLGVLDIDSPSLNRFDEVDQHYLEAFVNELITHL; from the coding sequence ATGTTTCAGACAGAAAAATACGAAGGCAGTAGAACTGATCAATATAAATTAGTTATTAAGCAGTTGCATGCATTATTAGATGGAGAAACGAACCGAATCGCAAACTTAGCAAATGCTTCGGCATTGCTAAATCAATTTTTAGATGATGTGAACTGGGTAGGTTTTTATGTGCTCGAAGGTCAACAACTAGTGCTCGGACCTTTCCAAGGTCTTCCGGCTTGTGTGCGTATTCCAATTGGTAAAGGTGTATGTGGTACTTCTGCACAAGAAGAAAGAACAATCTTAGTGGAAGATGTACACCAATTTCCAGGTCACATTGCTTGTGATGCAGCTACAAGGTCTGAAATTGTAATACCAATTATTAAGGATGGAAAACTACTAGGTGTTTTAGATATCGATAGCCCTTCTTTAAACCGCTTTGATGAAGTAGATCAACATTACCTAGAAGCATTTGTAAATGAATTAATTACTCACTTATAA
- a CDS encoding YwaF family protein, which translates to MNHFFSKEGGLSFEVFGIAHIITIATLVFTAMMIYFFRVKLRGVVLNKVFRFGLAITLILVQFSFYFWQFYHNQISLQTSLPLNLCAISIFLAAYMLWTKSYALFEVLYFWALAGALQAYLTPELFYGYDHFRYYQFFIGHGLIIIAPLFMCFIHQYRPTFRSLIKAFVTINLYALFVYFIDVLVEANYLLLRHKPKTDSLLDFFGPWPYYILVLEVAAIILFTLLYVPFLFSKNQSKIELENELNL; encoded by the coding sequence ATGAATCACTTTTTTAGCAAAGAGGGGGGACTATCTTTTGAAGTATTTGGGATAGCTCATATCATCACAATCGCTACTTTAGTTTTTACAGCAATGATGATTTACTTTTTCCGGGTTAAATTACGTGGAGTTGTTTTAAATAAGGTCTTTCGTTTTGGTTTAGCAATCACTTTAATCCTTGTTCAGTTCTCCTTCTATTTTTGGCAGTTCTACCATAATCAAATTTCGTTACAAACTAGCCTTCCACTAAATTTATGTGCAATCTCCATTTTTTTAGCTGCCTATATGTTATGGACAAAAAGTTACGCTCTCTTCGAAGTCCTTTACTTTTGGGCTTTAGCAGGGGCACTTCAAGCATACTTAACTCCCGAACTTTTCTACGGATACGACCATTTTAGATATTATCAATTTTTTATAGGGCACGGTCTTATTATCATCGCACCGTTATTCATGTGCTTTATCCACCAATATCGACCTACTTTTCGTTCGTTAATAAAAGCATTTGTTACTATTAATCTCTACGCATTATTTGTTTATTTCATTGATGTTTTAGTTGAGGCTAACTATTTATTACTTCGTCATAAGCCAAAAACTGATTCTCTTCTCGATTTCTTTGGTCCTTGGCCATACTATATATTAGTGTTAGAAGTTGCAGCTATTATTTTATTTACTTTATTATATGTACCATTTTTATTTAGCAAAAATCAATCGAAAATAGAGCTAGAAAATGAACTAAACTTATAA
- the megL gene encoding methionine gamma-lyase — protein MKKKKHLDTEIIHAGYDSGKHFDSLTPPIYQTSTFTFANAEQGEKRFAGEDSGYIYSRLGNPTVKVLEERMAAIEGGEAALAFGSGMAAVSATLISLTKTGDHILCSEGIYGCTFGLLQIMKEKYAIEHDFIAMKTEDSIRKAIRPETTVIYVETPINPTMTCIDLEMVVKIAKEKNITVVVDNTFCSPYLQNPLQIGCDVVIHSATKYICGHGDVIAGIVVGKEDFLGNMAMTTQKDIGGVISPFDAWLLIRGLKTLPVRMDRHCHNASILADKLKAHPKVERIYYPGDKDFADYEIASKQMKKPGGLISFEIKGNKATAQKFMNSLSLIKIAVSLGDAETLVQHPATMTHSVVPAETREKMGIKDTLLRLSLGLESSDDIWEDIEQALKQI, from the coding sequence ATGAAAAAGAAAAAACATCTCGATACTGAAATTATTCATGCAGGGTACGATTCAGGAAAACATTTTGATAGCTTAACACCACCGATATACCAAACTTCAACATTTACTTTTGCAAATGCCGAGCAAGGAGAAAAACGTTTTGCAGGTGAAGATTCTGGTTATATTTATTCGCGACTAGGTAATCCAACTGTCAAAGTTTTAGAAGAGAGAATGGCAGCAATCGAAGGCGGCGAAGCAGCTTTAGCATTCGGATCTGGAATGGCAGCTGTATCTGCAACCTTGATATCACTGACAAAAACAGGCGATCACATTCTTTGCTCAGAAGGGATTTACGGCTGTACTTTTGGTTTACTACAAATAATGAAAGAAAAGTATGCAATTGAACATGATTTTATTGCTATGAAAACGGAAGACAGTATACGAAAGGCAATACGCCCTGAAACGACTGTAATATATGTTGAAACTCCGATAAATCCAACAATGACGTGCATTGATCTTGAGATGGTTGTAAAAATAGCAAAAGAAAAGAATATAACAGTAGTAGTGGATAATACATTTTGTTCTCCTTACTTGCAAAATCCTCTGCAAATTGGTTGTGATGTTGTTATCCATAGTGCAACAAAATATATTTGTGGTCACGGGGACGTAATTGCGGGCATAGTAGTTGGGAAAGAAGATTTTCTAGGAAATATGGCAATGACAACACAAAAAGATATCGGTGGTGTCATATCGCCATTTGATGCCTGGTTATTAATTAGAGGTTTAAAAACGTTACCAGTAAGGATGGATCGTCATTGTCATAATGCAAGTATCCTTGCTGATAAACTAAAGGCTCATCCAAAAGTGGAGCGCATTTATTATCCGGGAGATAAAGATTTTGCTGATTATGAAATTGCTAGCAAACAAATGAAAAAACCTGGTGGATTAATAAGCTTTGAAATTAAAGGTAATAAAGCAACTGCGCAAAAATTTATGAACAGTCTCTCTTTAATTAAAATTGCAGTTAGTTTAGGAGATGCTGAAACGTTAGTGCAACATCCGGCAACGATGACCCACTCGGTAGTTCCAGCAGAAACTCGTGAAAAGATGGGAATTAAAGATACATTATTAAGGTTATCTTTAGGATTAGAATCTTCTGATGATATATGGGAAGATATTGAGCAGGCGTTAAAGCAAATATAA
- the rpsD gene encoding 30S ribosomal protein S4 — protein MARYTGPSWKLSRRLGISLSGTGKELEKRPYVPGQHGPTQRKKISEYGLQLREKQKLRHMYGVNERQFKRIFNDAGKMPGIQGENFMILLEARLDNLVYRLGLARTRRQARQLVNHGHITVDGSRVDIASYRVSVGQTIGVREKSRNLDIIKEAIEVNNFVPEYLTFDADKLEGTFNRLPERSELSSEISEQLIVEFYSR, from the coding sequence ATGGCTCGATATACTGGTCCATCTTGGAAATTATCTCGTCGTCTTGGTATTTCACTAAGCGGTACGGGGAAAGAATTAGAAAAACGTCCTTACGTTCCTGGTCAACACGGCCCAACACAACGTAAAAAAATCTCTGAATATGGTTTACAATTACGTGAAAAGCAAAAGCTTCGTCACATGTACGGTGTAAACGAACGTCAATTCAAACGTATCTTCAACGATGCTGGGAAAATGCCTGGTATTCAAGGTGAAAACTTCATGATCCTTTTAGAAGCACGTTTAGATAACTTAGTTTACCGTTTAGGTTTAGCTCGTACACGTCGTCAAGCACGTCAATTAGTTAACCACGGTCACATCACTGTTGATGGAAGCCGCGTAGATATCGCTTCTTACCGCGTATCTGTTGGACAAACAATTGGTGTACGTGAAAAATCACGTAACTTAGATATTATTAAAGAAGCTATCGAAGTTAACAATTTCGTTCCTGAATACTTAACTTTCGATGCTGACAAATTAGAGGGTACTTTCAACCGCTTACCTGAGCGTTCTGAATTATCTTCTGAAATCAGCGAACAACTTATCGTTGAATTCTACTCTCGTTAA